In Exiguobacterium sibiricum 7-3, a genomic segment contains:
- a CDS encoding YfcC family protein, with amino-acid sequence MNERKPQANASERSFFKMPHTYAIIMGILLIAVILTYTLRAGQFDREKQDGQTVVIDGTYRAVESAPVNLFGLFEAIPKGMEAGAAIIFYIFLVGGVFGIIRQTGAIESGINQLINRFGQKGHIMIPMTMFVFSVAGATIGMAEETIIFVPIGIMLARALGYDAMTGAAIVSLGAAVGFAGGMLNPFTVGVAQSIAEVPLFSGLGYRTAVYLVFLIVTILYVMNYAQKVKKNPEQSLVHDLEKHRKQETATTFSQFSKKHLFVLVVLVGGITLNVIGIFEWGWYLTELTASFLIIGLLAGIVTMGVNRTFESLIDGAKAVTFGALIVGFARAIVVILEDGRVIDTVIYGLSNAVGQLPTSLAVIGMYIVQLITNFFIPSGSGQAATTMPIMAPLADLLGIERQVAVLAFQYGDGLTNMIFPTSAHLMAFLAIAGIPYEKWLRFVWKLFAIWIVLACGALLLAVVLGIQ; translated from the coding sequence ATGAATGAACGGAAACCACAGGCAAATGCTTCGGAGCGCTCTTTCTTCAAGATGCCTCACACGTACGCGATTATCATGGGGATTTTACTGATTGCTGTCATCTTGACGTATACATTACGGGCAGGTCAGTTTGACCGGGAAAAGCAGGACGGACAAACGGTTGTCATCGATGGTACGTATCGTGCCGTTGAATCCGCACCCGTTAACTTATTTGGTTTGTTTGAAGCCATTCCAAAAGGGATGGAGGCAGGTGCTGCCATTATCTTTTATATCTTTTTGGTCGGTGGTGTATTTGGAATCATCCGGCAAACGGGTGCCATCGAGTCAGGCATCAATCAACTGATTAATCGGTTTGGCCAAAAAGGACACATCATGATCCCGATGACGATGTTTGTCTTTTCCGTGGCTGGAGCGACAATCGGAATGGCGGAAGAAACGATCATCTTCGTTCCGATCGGCATCATGTTAGCACGTGCCCTTGGTTACGATGCGATGACGGGTGCAGCGATCGTCAGTCTCGGAGCAGCCGTCGGTTTTGCCGGAGGTATGCTGAACCCATTTACGGTCGGCGTCGCGCAGTCAATTGCTGAAGTGCCGCTGTTCAGTGGACTCGGTTACCGGACTGCAGTCTATCTCGTCTTTTTAATTGTTACGATTCTTTATGTCATGAACTATGCACAGAAGGTCAAAAAAAATCCGGAACAGAGTCTTGTACATGATCTGGAGAAACACCGAAAACAGGAAACAGCAACAACTTTTTCTCAATTTTCGAAAAAACATCTTTTTGTTCTAGTTGTGCTTGTCGGCGGAATCACGCTGAACGTCATCGGTATTTTTGAGTGGGGTTGGTATTTGACGGAACTGACAGCTTCGTTCCTGATTATCGGCTTACTCGCTGGTATCGTGACAATGGGCGTCAACCGGACATTCGAAAGTTTAATTGATGGAGCCAAGGCGGTTACGTTTGGTGCCTTGATTGTTGGTTTTGCCCGGGCAATTGTCGTCATCTTAGAAGACGGACGGGTCATCGATACCGTGATTTACGGTTTGTCGAATGCCGTCGGACAGTTACCGACGTCTCTTGCTGTCATCGGGATGTATATCGTCCAATTGATTACGAACTTCTTTATTCCCTCCGGAAGTGGACAAGCGGCGACGACGATGCCGATCATGGCGCCGCTTGCCGATTTGCTCGGAATTGAGCGGCAAGTCGCAGTCCTTGCCTTTCAGTACGGTGACGGTTTGACGAATATGATTTTCCCGACGAGTGCGCACTTGATGGCGTTCCTGGCGATTGCCGGTATTCCGTACGAAAAATGGCTACGATTTGTTTGGAAACTGTTTGCGATTTGGATTGTCCTTGCGTGTGGTGCCTTGCTGCTCGCGGTAGTCCTCGGAATTCAATAA
- a CDS encoding DUF1028 domain-containing protein: MTYSIVGYCEKEQAWGVAVQSKFLAVGSAVPFAKAGVGAIATQSFANTSYGPEGLRMIEEGKSADEVLKRLTEADEGRADRQVGIIDASGKSATFTGEGCNDWAGGIAGKHFAAQGNILVDGNTVKEMARVFETTEGPLAERLLRALAAGQAAGGDSRGMQSAALLVVKEGGGYGGFNDRYIDLRVDDHASPIQELERIYQLHTLYLQPSKPEEIKPIDDALESELMDKLLELGYRGSFAEAFRTYLHTENFEMREQTDRSIDTRVLAYLRAQ, from the coding sequence ATGACTTATTCAATCGTTGGGTATTGTGAAAAAGAACAGGCTTGGGGTGTAGCGGTTCAGTCAAAATTTTTAGCAGTCGGCAGTGCCGTACCTTTTGCGAAAGCCGGTGTCGGAGCGATTGCGACCCAGTCGTTTGCAAACACGTCATACGGTCCGGAAGGGTTGCGGATGATTGAAGAAGGCAAGTCGGCCGACGAAGTCTTGAAACGGCTGACGGAAGCCGATGAAGGACGGGCGGATCGTCAAGTTGGAATCATCGATGCTTCAGGTAAAAGTGCGACGTTTACGGGAGAAGGCTGTAATGACTGGGCAGGCGGAATTGCCGGAAAACACTTCGCGGCACAAGGAAACATTCTTGTCGACGGCAATACGGTCAAGGAGATGGCCCGTGTGTTCGAGACGACGGAAGGTCCGCTGGCTGAACGGTTATTACGGGCACTTGCCGCCGGTCAAGCAGCGGGCGGAGATTCACGGGGCATGCAGTCGGCAGCGTTGTTAGTCGTCAAAGAAGGCGGCGGGTACGGTGGTTTTAATGATCGTTATATTGATTTACGGGTCGATGATCATGCGAGTCCGATTCAGGAACTGGAGCGGATTTATCAGTTGCATACGCTGTATTTGCAACCAAGCAAGCCGGAAGAAATCAAGCCGATTGATGATGCACTCGAATCGGAATTGATGGACAAGCTGCTTGAACTCGGATACCGCGGTTCGTTTGCGGAAGCTTTCCGGACGTACCTGCATACGGAAAACTTCGAGATGCGGGAACAGACGGATCGGTCGATTGACACGCGGGTCCTCGCCTATCTTCGGGCACAATGA
- a CDS encoding glycosyl hydrolase family 28-related protein — protein MLRLDETHDPYQNGQLIAEYTETKSNGEAVLRAEQLMKDSPFVAPRRATHPSRYLRSLISPLFLTDRDKHILPLTKAFVSEQDEIRPSWFGRLAYEFEQLISNVEKVDVKDYGAIGDGVTDDTLAFKEALADGHRQVHVPAGTYLVRGIRLPSYTILTGDGKGQTILKLHDAAPKGRRLITNQNYLLGNHHLLVERMTLDWNIERIGNAKKSSTWGNHSSCLTYAHVTYGWVFDVDAVNPGLHCFDISTPYYNYNGDGARANLSSSFIWFDGLTGSGFGDDGITTHHSDHLFISNCFMRDPSGRAHAAGFSNSNGIEIDDGSRDVWLFNNATTRCFGGLEIKAHATSSAASTVKIVGHLSIDDHRSFNFRHIGHHQATDPTSQTAYNIIATRLIAQTPQYTSLYQNSKPRALIVSAYRNVVIHDFTVLGDPYYDYQEQPMIGIQYKARNVTLSQVKMSGFHQAKTDIQVFGGDNRAEDVRLIDVRIEDSAKHGITIGPNIEHVRLTNVAIKGDGTVGLNAKSEPELERFIATGYKVPVRTHATSG, from the coding sequence ATGTTGAGATTAGACGAAACACATGATCCATATCAAAACGGACAACTGATTGCAGAATATACCGAAACAAAATCAAACGGTGAGGCTGTGCTTCGGGCGGAACAATTGATGAAAGACAGTCCGTTCGTCGCACCGCGTCGGGCGACTCATCCGAGCCGTTACCTCCGGTCCTTGATTTCACCACTCTTTTTGACAGATCGGGATAAACATATCCTTCCGTTGACGAAAGCCTTCGTCAGTGAACAGGATGAAATCCGGCCCAGCTGGTTCGGACGGCTGGCGTATGAATTCGAGCAATTGATCAGCAACGTCGAAAAAGTCGATGTCAAGGACTATGGGGCGATTGGTGACGGCGTGACCGACGATACGCTCGCTTTTAAGGAAGCACTCGCGGACGGGCACCGGCAAGTCCACGTTCCGGCCGGCACGTATCTTGTCCGCGGCATCCGCCTGCCGAGTTATACGATTTTGACCGGGGACGGAAAAGGACAGACGATTTTAAAACTGCATGACGCGGCACCGAAAGGACGCCGTTTGATTACGAATCAAAATTACTTACTTGGTAACCATCATCTGCTCGTTGAACGGATGACGCTGGATTGGAATATCGAGCGAATCGGAAATGCTAAAAAAAGTAGCACGTGGGGTAATCATTCGAGTTGCTTGACCTATGCACACGTGACGTACGGTTGGGTCTTTGATGTCGATGCGGTCAATCCGGGATTACACTGCTTTGATATTTCAACTCCGTACTACAACTATAACGGCGACGGTGCACGGGCCAATCTCAGCAGTTCGTTCATCTGGTTTGACGGTCTGACAGGATCCGGTTTTGGCGATGATGGGATCACGACCCATCACAGTGATCATCTGTTCATCTCAAACTGTTTTATGCGTGATCCGAGCGGCCGTGCCCACGCGGCCGGCTTCTCGAACTCAAACGGGATCGAGATTGATGACGGTTCCCGCGATGTCTGGTTATTTAATAATGCGACGACACGCTGCTTCGGAGGACTTGAAATCAAGGCCCATGCGACATCATCCGCCGCATCAACCGTTAAAATCGTCGGTCACTTGTCTATCGATGATCACCGGTCGTTCAACTTCCGTCATATTGGACATCATCAAGCAACAGACCCGACGTCACAAACAGCGTACAATATCATCGCAACCCGGCTGATTGCCCAGACACCGCAATATACGTCACTGTATCAAAATTCGAAACCGCGGGCTCTCATCGTCTCGGCTTACCGTAATGTCGTCATTCATGATTTCACGGTGCTCGGGGACCCGTATTATGACTATCAGGAACAACCAATGATCGGAATTCAATATAAAGCCCGGAACGTCACGCTGAGCCAGGTCAAAATGAGCGGATTCCACCAGGCTAAAACGGATATCCAGGTATTCGGCGGAGACAACCGGGCCGAAGACGTCCGATTGATTGACGTCCGGATTGAAGATTCGGCCAAACACGGCATCACGATTGGTCCAAACATCGAACACGTCCGCTTGACGAACGTCGCCATCAAAGGGGACGGGACAGTCGGCCTGAATGCCAAGTCTGAACCGGAACTGGAACGGTTTATTGCGACCGGCTACAAAGTACCGGTCCGGACGCATGCTACATCAGGCTAA
- a CDS encoding YhdH/YhfP family quinone oxidoreductase: MKDTFKAFVVREQEDEFTGALEQKQVVELPEGDVLIRVDYSCVNYKDALSVTGNRGVTKQYPHTPGVDAAGHIVTSTDPRFQEGEAVVVNGFDFGMNTSGGFQEYIRVPGDWITPLPTGFTTFEAMAYGTAGLTAAQSVDELMERVKPEAGPVLVTGATGGVGSIAIALLLKLGFTVHAVTGKEAEADRLKQEGVTEVLTRQSFLDETTRPLKKGTYAGIIDTVGGPLLASVIRYVQYGGLVTTCGNVGGAEMTLTVYPFILRGVRLIGIDAVQLPIAERVRLWYKLVDEWKLPIGEWVTTKSLREIPDVVASLLDGTHQGRTVIEI, encoded by the coding sequence ATGAAAGATACGTTCAAAGCATTTGTTGTCCGGGAACAGGAGGATGAGTTTACAGGAGCACTCGAACAAAAGCAAGTCGTGGAGTTGCCAGAAGGAGACGTCTTGATTCGCGTCGACTATTCCTGCGTCAATTACAAAGATGCCTTATCGGTCACGGGAAACCGCGGAGTGACGAAACAATATCCGCATACACCGGGTGTCGATGCAGCGGGTCATATCGTCACGTCAACTGATCCGCGGTTTCAAGAAGGAGAAGCGGTTGTCGTCAACGGTTTTGATTTTGGGATGAATACGTCCGGCGGCTTTCAAGAGTACATACGTGTTCCAGGAGACTGGATCACACCGTTGCCGACGGGATTCACGACATTTGAAGCGATGGCTTACGGGACAGCAGGATTAACGGCCGCCCAGTCGGTTGACGAACTGATGGAGCGGGTCAAGCCGGAAGCCGGACCGGTTCTCGTGACCGGTGCAACGGGTGGAGTCGGCAGTATTGCGATAGCACTTCTTCTTAAACTGGGATTTACGGTTCATGCGGTCACCGGAAAAGAAGCGGAAGCCGACCGGTTAAAACAGGAAGGCGTGACAGAAGTGTTAACCCGGCAATCGTTTTTGGATGAGACGACCCGTCCGCTGAAAAAAGGCACGTATGCCGGAATTATCGATACGGTCGGGGGACCGTTACTTGCGTCCGTCATTCGCTATGTTCAATACGGTGGACTGGTTACGACATGCGGCAATGTCGGTGGGGCTGAAATGACGTTGACGGTATATCCGTTTATCTTACGGGGCGTTCGTTTGATCGGGATTGATGCTGTTCAACTTCCAATCGCTGAACGGGTTCGGCTGTGGTACAAACTGGTGGATGAATGGAAACTGCCGATTGGGGAGTGGGTTACTACAAAAAGCCTGCGCGAGATTCCGGACGTCGTAGCGTCTCTGCTCGACGGAACCCATCAAGGCAGAACTGTCATCGAAATTTAA
- a CDS encoding M4 family metallopeptidase, with protein MKKFLATSLVASVLVVPTVVGAEGLQTGKLTKASSAPAASIVKEYVNKKGDFSVQDVQKDGSSNIVRLQQEVDGVPVFGSVVVGNVAKDGTLKAVVNDAINVKGKPGLAKKASLSEKKALKLYQKAIKATEFEVAPKAELVIYPVKDDAVYAYKVTSTVLAGKEPSRWTYFIDANSGKVLNKYDQLAHAKPVNTVTGTTSVGTGTTVLGTTATFNTVKSGSYYYLQDSTRGKGIYTYDAKNRNTLPGSLWADLDNQFNTTYDRAAVSAQVNAVKTYDFYKNTYGRNSYDNAGAALNSSVHYSTSYNNAFWDGTKMVYGDGDGSTFTYLSGALDVVAHELTHAVTEYTAGLVYQNESGAINEAVSDIMGTVAEYSVGSNFDWLVGEDIYTPGVSGDALRSMSNPAAYGDPDHYSKRYTGTQDNGGVHTNSGIVNKAAYLLGNGGTHTGVTVTGVGVPKLGAIYYRALSVYLTPNSNFSSLRAAVVQSAKDLYGSTSAEATAAAKSFDAVGVY; from the coding sequence TTGAAAAAGTTTCTCGCTACATCGCTTGTCGCAAGTGTACTTGTCGTTCCTACAGTCGTCGGAGCAGAAGGTCTTCAAACTGGTAAACTGACGAAAGCTTCATCAGCACCAGCTGCATCAATCGTTAAAGAGTACGTCAACAAAAAAGGTGATTTCTCTGTCCAAGATGTCCAAAAAGATGGATCATCTAACATCGTACGTCTCCAACAAGAAGTGGATGGCGTCCCGGTCTTCGGTAGTGTCGTCGTCGGTAACGTTGCGAAAGACGGTACTTTGAAAGCAGTCGTCAATGATGCAATCAATGTCAAAGGGAAACCTGGTCTCGCTAAAAAAGCATCACTTTCTGAGAAAAAAGCACTTAAACTTTATCAAAAAGCCATCAAAGCAACAGAATTCGAAGTAGCTCCTAAAGCAGAACTCGTCATCTACCCAGTGAAAGACGATGCGGTCTACGCTTACAAAGTCACATCAACAGTCCTCGCCGGTAAAGAGCCGTCACGCTGGACTTACTTCATCGATGCGAATTCAGGTAAAGTTCTTAATAAATATGACCAACTCGCTCATGCGAAACCGGTCAACACAGTTACCGGAACGACTTCTGTCGGTACAGGTACGACGGTTCTCGGAACTACTGCCACTTTCAACACAGTGAAGAGCGGTTCTTACTACTACTTACAAGATTCGACACGCGGTAAAGGGATTTACACGTACGATGCGAAAAATCGCAACACGCTTCCAGGTTCGCTTTGGGCGGATCTTGATAACCAATTCAATACAACATACGACCGTGCCGCTGTCAGCGCACAAGTTAACGCAGTAAAAACGTATGATTTCTACAAAAACACATACGGCCGCAACAGTTATGACAACGCAGGTGCTGCACTTAACTCTTCAGTCCACTATTCAACGAGCTACAACAATGCGTTCTGGGATGGAACGAAGATGGTCTATGGTGATGGAGACGGTTCAACATTCACATACCTCTCTGGCGCACTTGACGTCGTTGCGCACGAATTGACGCATGCCGTCACAGAATACACAGCTGGACTCGTCTATCAAAATGAGTCGGGTGCCATCAACGAAGCGGTTTCCGATATCATGGGAACAGTTGCTGAATACTCAGTCGGATCGAACTTCGATTGGCTCGTAGGAGAAGACATCTACACACCTGGTGTCAGCGGTGACGCACTCCGTTCGATGTCAAACCCGGCTGCTTACGGCGATCCGGACCACTACTCAAAACGCTACACAGGTACACAAGATAACGGTGGTGTCCACACGAACTCAGGTATCGTCAACAAAGCCGCTTACCTCCTCGGTAACGGTGGAACACATACTGGTGTCACAGTCACTGGTGTCGGCGTACCAAAACTCGGCGCAATCTACTACCGTGCCCTCAGCGTTTACTTGACTCCGAACTCGAACTTCAGCTCGCTTCGCGCAGCAGTTGTTCAATCGGCGAAAGATCTTTACGGTTCAACAAGTGCAGAAGCAACAGCAGCAGCGAAATCATTTGATGCTGTCGGCGTCTACTAA
- a CDS encoding GyrI-like domain-containing protein → MHPKIVDRHELYVVGLGLTCEENELHTLMPELWREFSRRSHEIPAEPGSYPLDLSLGQRGTKHMQCIGLPVASLDQIPKGMKGHHIPPASYIFWKHEGPDIEIWKSFEKMQRFAQKQGVTLDPLNFKIDETRDNTHHLYQRIL, encoded by the coding sequence ATGCATCCTAAAATTGTCGATCGCCACGAATTGTATGTTGTCGGACTTGGTTTGACATGCGAAGAAAATGAATTGCATACACTCATGCCGGAACTGTGGCGTGAATTTTCACGCCGTTCGCATGAGATTCCTGCTGAACCCGGAAGTTATCCACTCGATTTGTCACTTGGACAACGCGGAACCAAACATATGCAGTGTATCGGTCTTCCTGTCGCGTCACTTGACCAGATTCCTAAAGGGATGAAAGGACATCATATTCCTCCGGCCAGTTATATTTTTTGGAAACATGAAGGTCCCGATATTGAGATTTGGAAATCGTTTGAAAAGATGCAACGCTTTGCGCAGAAGCAAGGAGTCACACTGGATCCACTGAATTTTAAAATTGACGAGACACGTGACAATACACATCATCTCTATCAACGTATTCTTTAA
- a CDS encoding HD domain-containing phosphohydrolase produces the protein MTPLQKFERQLLKNYLIGSFVAVFGVGCLFIFETLTFDAQERAILLTIMFLSVFLMFSFEYTVYRKHMRPLYQFFQTPVPSQEQLAAAFRTTHRFPLLTIKRILGPHFLGLSIPSSSLTALAIHFNWLEMPYYLIGLACFGAVLVAILHALIEFFLTYRVTESMLAELTIHSQTYGDGELVLTKKDFISLRQKMLISTLIIGVFPILLFVLASAVQLTENESLRSYWSWSTLILVVILCLATFCSLLLYENIQKPILALQEGVAQIESGQLNTINNPFSDEFSQLVGGFNLMVEGIQGRDQENEQLLDSLFTLFAATLDARDPYTAGHSLRVAEYSVEIARAAGLPDDQVELLRKSALLHDIGKIGIRDDVLLKEGRLTDEEFDKIKQHPVIGVHILSQVHLPEKLQPILPGVKYHHERYDGKGYPEGLAGEAIPVFGRIMAIADAYDAMTSDRPYRKGMPVAKALAILEEGRGTQWDASFTQLFLDLKRPSVITAS, from the coding sequence ATGACACCTCTCCAAAAATTCGAACGGCAACTTTTGAAAAATTACTTAATCGGATCCTTTGTCGCTGTTTTCGGTGTCGGCTGTTTGTTTATTTTCGAAACATTGACATTCGATGCCCAGGAACGTGCAATTTTACTGACAATCATGTTTCTCTCTGTTTTTCTGATGTTCAGCTTTGAATATACGGTCTATCGAAAGCACATGCGTCCGCTCTATCAATTCTTTCAAACACCTGTACCAAGTCAGGAGCAGCTTGCTGCTGCGTTTCGGACGACTCACCGTTTTCCGTTACTGACCATCAAACGTATCCTCGGACCCCATTTCCTTGGATTATCGATTCCGTCTTCTTCCTTAACGGCACTCGCCATTCACTTCAACTGGCTCGAAATGCCGTATTATCTCATTGGTCTCGCTTGTTTCGGTGCCGTTCTCGTCGCCATCCTGCACGCTTTGATCGAATTTTTCTTGACGTATCGTGTCACGGAATCCATGTTAGCGGAATTAACCATTCACTCTCAAACATACGGTGATGGTGAGCTCGTCTTAACAAAAAAGGATTTTATCAGTCTGCGTCAAAAAATGTTGATCAGTACGCTGATCATCGGTGTCTTTCCGATCCTGTTATTCGTTCTCGCTTCTGCCGTTCAATTGACGGAGAACGAAAGTCTGCGCTCCTACTGGAGTTGGTCGACTTTAATCTTAGTCGTCATCCTTTGTCTTGCGACATTTTGCAGTTTGCTTCTATATGAAAATATCCAAAAACCGATTTTGGCTTTGCAAGAAGGGGTTGCCCAGATTGAATCGGGTCAATTGAACACGATCAATAATCCTTTTTCCGATGAATTCTCTCAATTAGTTGGCGGCTTCAACTTAATGGTCGAAGGGATCCAAGGACGGGATCAGGAAAACGAGCAGTTGCTCGACAGTTTGTTTACCTTGTTTGCTGCGACACTTGATGCCCGGGATCCCTATACCGCCGGACACTCCTTACGTGTTGCGGAATATTCGGTTGAGATTGCCCGTGCCGCCGGATTGCCCGATGATCAAGTTGAGTTGTTACGTAAGTCTGCCCTTTTACATGACATCGGAAAAATCGGAATCCGTGATGATGTTCTATTGAAGGAAGGACGCTTGACGGATGAAGAATTCGATAAAATCAAGCAACATCCTGTCATTGGTGTACATATCTTATCGCAAGTTCATCTACCGGAGAAGTTACAACCGATTCTTCCCGGGGTAAAGTACCACCACGAGCGTTATGATGGAAAAGGCTATCCAGAAGGTTTGGCAGGGGAAGCGATTCCTGTTTTCGGACGAATTATGGCGATTGCTGATGCCTATGACGCGATGACATCCGATCGACCTTACCGGAAAGGAATGCCCGTTGCAAAAGCACTCGCCATTTTGGAAGAAGGCCGCGGGACACAATGGGATGCTTCTTTCACACAATTGTTCCTTGATTTAAAGAGACCTTCTGTCATCACTGCCTCTTGA